A window from Seriola aureovittata isolate HTS-2021-v1 ecotype China chromosome 14, ASM2101889v1, whole genome shotgun sequence encodes these proteins:
- the LOC130181389 gene encoding uncharacterized protein LOC130181389 isoform X1, with protein sequence MGQMFSSEEELSQVKDAVGSVLYNAMLEGGAVPDLGVVHPLLLANRDESLDSRSHLQEQLQQLQGNIGNRAPTYLKDLINRLTTFSDEPRLAGLVGLVVTMVMDMVYTSKRSSGVTGKSAGSSSSQQRVWELQEVMEEYLKRCRINLNDKSKLIQDSVRLEAQFSLTLTQLKTCILGGDCDSRSLRHWASAAAFHTQMLIHLAALEGLVEPLAARAALELYKEDLTQIIPAYRRYKSNTVCVVKCRGGLPASCDPSDEMPEEGSMTGLTVTDRETGKSVKVPLSALETESGRGKRVSGPDNISVSSINLDLITSDQYAQAYLEHLFSEKGPVAELENYFNKARDKLRTLRTLPGCTNKTGVRDGTEQSDGVHLKDPAEGVNAEQREDGGKGEKQDKMERRGRQEETEECSQRDESLKMSIVETQPEDSLNPSVSRASST encoded by the exons ATGGGCCAGATGTTCTCATCAGAGGAAGAGCTTTCTCAGGTGAAGGATGCAGTTGGTTCTGTCCTCTACAATGCCATGCTGGAAGGCGGTGCTGTACCCGACCTCGGAGTAGTCCACCCTCTCCTCTTAGCCAATCGCGATGAGAGTCTGGACTCCCGGTCGCACCTCCAGGAACAACTGCAACAG CTGCAGGGCAACATTGGGAACAGAGCGCCCACCTACCTGAAGGATCTGATCAACCGCCTGACAACCTTCTCAGACGAGCCACGCCTGGCTGGCTTGGTGGGATTAGTGGTTACTATGGTGATGGATATGGTGTACACATCAAAACGGTCGTCGGGAGTGACGGGGAAATCAGCTGGGTCGTCATCAAGCCAG CAGAGAGTCTGGGAGCTccaggaggtgatggaggagtaCCTGAAGCGCTGTAGGATCAACCTGAACGACAAGAGCAAGCTGATCCAGGACTCCGTCAGACTTGAGGCGCAGTTCAGCCTCACGCTCACTCAGCTGAAGACCTGCATCCTGGGGGGAGACTGTGACTCCAG GTCTCTGAGGCACTGGGCCAGTGCGGCAGCGTTTCACACCCAGATGTTGATTCACCTGGCTGCTCTTGAGGGTTTGGTCGAGCCCCTGGCAGCAAGGGCAGCGCTGGAGCTATACAAGGAAGATCTCACACAGATCATACCTGCCTACAG GAGATATAAATctaatacagtgtgtgttgtgaaatgTCGTGGGGGTCTTCCGGCATCATGTGACCCCTCCGACGAGATGCCAGAGGAGGGATCCATGACGGGACTCACTGtgacggacagagagacaggaaagagtGTGAAGGTCCCTCTGTCGGCCTTGGAGACGGAGTCAG ggagaggaaagagagtcTCTGGGCCTGATAACATCTCTGTGTCCTCCATTAACCTGGACCTGATCACCTCAGATCAATACGCCCAGGCTTATTTGGAGCATCTGTTCTCTGAGAAGGGACCTGTGGCTGAGCTGGAGAACTACTTTAATAAGGCTAGAGACAAGCTGCGAACGCTGCGAACTCTACCAGGATGTACAAACAAGACAGGGGTGAGAGATGGGACAGAACAAAGTGATGGAGTGCATCTTAAAGACCCGGCAGAGGGAGTAAATGCAGAGCAAAGAGAGGACGGGGGCAAAGGTGAGAAACAGGacaagatggagaggagaggaagacaagaagagacagaggaatgCAGTCAGAGAGATGAAAGTTTGAAAATGAGTATTGTGGAGACACAGCCGGAGGACAGTCTCAATCCCAGTGTTTCCAGAGCATCAAGTACATAA
- the LOC130181389 gene encoding uncharacterized protein LOC130181389 isoform X2 yields MGQMFSSEEELSQVKDAVGSVLYNAMLEGGAVPDLGVVHPLLLANRDESLDSRSHLQEQLQQLQGNIGNRAPTYLKDLINRLTTFSDEPRLAGLVGLVVTMVMDMVYTSKRSSGVTGKSAGSSSSQRVWELQEVMEEYLKRCRINLNDKSKLIQDSVRLEAQFSLTLTQLKTCILGGDCDSRSLRHWASAAAFHTQMLIHLAALEGLVEPLAARAALELYKEDLTQIIPAYRRYKSNTVCVVKCRGGLPASCDPSDEMPEEGSMTGLTVTDRETGKSVKVPLSALETESGRGKRVSGPDNISVSSINLDLITSDQYAQAYLEHLFSEKGPVAELENYFNKARDKLRTLRTLPGCTNKTGVRDGTEQSDGVHLKDPAEGVNAEQREDGGKGEKQDKMERRGRQEETEECSQRDESLKMSIVETQPEDSLNPSVSRASST; encoded by the exons ATGGGCCAGATGTTCTCATCAGAGGAAGAGCTTTCTCAGGTGAAGGATGCAGTTGGTTCTGTCCTCTACAATGCCATGCTGGAAGGCGGTGCTGTACCCGACCTCGGAGTAGTCCACCCTCTCCTCTTAGCCAATCGCGATGAGAGTCTGGACTCCCGGTCGCACCTCCAGGAACAACTGCAACAG CTGCAGGGCAACATTGGGAACAGAGCGCCCACCTACCTGAAGGATCTGATCAACCGCCTGACAACCTTCTCAGACGAGCCACGCCTGGCTGGCTTGGTGGGATTAGTGGTTACTATGGTGATGGATATGGTGTACACATCAAAACGGTCGTCGGGAGTGACGGGGAAATCAGCTGGGTCGTCATCAAGCCAG AGAGTCTGGGAGCTccaggaggtgatggaggagtaCCTGAAGCGCTGTAGGATCAACCTGAACGACAAGAGCAAGCTGATCCAGGACTCCGTCAGACTTGAGGCGCAGTTCAGCCTCACGCTCACTCAGCTGAAGACCTGCATCCTGGGGGGAGACTGTGACTCCAG GTCTCTGAGGCACTGGGCCAGTGCGGCAGCGTTTCACACCCAGATGTTGATTCACCTGGCTGCTCTTGAGGGTTTGGTCGAGCCCCTGGCAGCAAGGGCAGCGCTGGAGCTATACAAGGAAGATCTCACACAGATCATACCTGCCTACAG GAGATATAAATctaatacagtgtgtgttgtgaaatgTCGTGGGGGTCTTCCGGCATCATGTGACCCCTCCGACGAGATGCCAGAGGAGGGATCCATGACGGGACTCACTGtgacggacagagagacaggaaagagtGTGAAGGTCCCTCTGTCGGCCTTGGAGACGGAGTCAG ggagaggaaagagagtcTCTGGGCCTGATAACATCTCTGTGTCCTCCATTAACCTGGACCTGATCACCTCAGATCAATACGCCCAGGCTTATTTGGAGCATCTGTTCTCTGAGAAGGGACCTGTGGCTGAGCTGGAGAACTACTTTAATAAGGCTAGAGACAAGCTGCGAACGCTGCGAACTCTACCAGGATGTACAAACAAGACAGGGGTGAGAGATGGGACAGAACAAAGTGATGGAGTGCATCTTAAAGACCCGGCAGAGGGAGTAAATGCAGAGCAAAGAGAGGACGGGGGCAAAGGTGAGAAACAGGacaagatggagaggagaggaagacaagaagagacagaggaatgCAGTCAGAGAGATGAAAGTTTGAAAATGAGTATTGTGGAGACACAGCCGGAGGACAGTCTCAATCCCAGTGTTTCCAGAGCATCAAGTACATAA
- the thumpd2 gene encoding THUMP domain-containing protein 2 — translation MTDPRSDGVLVRYYCTAGNGMEHFLTGEVKRKLAAEDVCQMTGKVLFSSSARIDRVSELKAAERLFLLLKHDSPVQLSAHTNPAKAASVLQSRLLGDGSQWTNAVVTWSRLQGELANRRTTVNTSGTALGMKRTMEEGRGSEEQREEEEKCNVEIGKSTAEQRVEGSGTRRLRSGEENGAQTLEKKRKREMVQRGEKISRETCGVERRMVMDGNVKKGITSETDLHGRGSAGVHTTAGIDHNVESSSRRIDDMPEDCAVENVEHVKTTGEEEKTLLQPSRITPKITPSVPVSFRISCKCTGSLSRHFSTQELSKVIGVGLSRLLGWKAELKNPQLEVNVYLSDDHCLMGIPLTRLPLANRSYIKTTGLRSTIAWAMASLAQIQPGSCVVDPMCGVGTILVEAAQEHKAACFLGMDNDDRQLQRANENIEFAELGNRIHLLNASSMALPLASATVDAVVCDLPFGRKFGTKTNMATNLPVIVTEMERVLRVGGTMVLLLSPQLSFLLKKLLAQKDTEPKSNQETQPQTGLLDGRSPSLPSRKLQTFQIHQGLKPSPTKETDTHSGVQQPLPPPLSSLKHQATLRVSLGAIDGLIHKYVKISV, via the exons atgACTGACCCGAGAAGTGACGGGGTGTTAGTTCGCTATTACTGCACCGCCGGTAACGGGATGGAGCATTTCTTAACTGGCGAGGTGAAGAGGAAGCTGGCAGCCGAAGAT gtgtgtcAGATGACAGGTAAAGTGTTATTCAGCTCCTCCGCGAGGATCGACAGAGTCAGTGAGTTGAAGGCTGCAGAGAGGCTCTTCCTCCTGTTGAAACATGACTCGCCTGTGCAGCTCTCTGCTCACACCAACCCAG CAAAGGCAGCCTCTGTGCTGCAATCCAGACTGTTGGGTGACGGGAGTCAATGGACCAATGCCGTAGTGACATGGAGCCGCCTGCAGGGGGAACTAGCCAACAGGAGAACTACTGTCAATACATCAGGCACTGCCCTGGGTATGAAGAGGACgatggaggaggggagagggagtgaggaacagagggaagaagaggagaagtgCAATGTGGAGATTGGAAAGAgtacagcagagcagagggtgGAGGGAAGTGGAACCAGGAGGCTGAGAAGTGGTGAAGAAAATGGAGCTCAGACActggaaaagaagagaaaaagagagatggtacaaagaggagaaaagataaGCAGAGAAACCTGTGGAGTTGAGAGGAGGATGGTAATGGATGGTAATGTAAAGAAAGGAATTACATCAGAAACTGATTTGCATGGCAGAGGATCAGCTGGTGtccacacaacagcaggaatAGACCACAATGTGGAAAGTAGCAGCAGGAGGATAGATGACATGCCAGAGGACTGTGCTGTGGAAAATGTGGAACATG TGAAGACTactggagaagaagagaagacacTACTGCAACCCAGCAGGATCACACCAAAGATTActccctctgtccctgtctctttTAGGATCAGCTGCAAGTGTACTGGATCTCTGTCTCGACACTTCAGCACACAG GAGTTGAGCAAAGTGATTGGAGTAGGTTTGAGCAGACTCCTGGGCTGGAAGGCTGAGCTGAAGAATCCACAGCTGGAG GTAAATGTTTATTTGAGTGACGACCACTGCCTGATGGGGATTCCACTGACCAG GTTACCTCTGGCAAACCGGAGCTACATTAAAACCACAGGACTGAGGTCTACAATAGCCTGGGCTATGGCCTCACTGGCTCAGATACAG CCAGGTTCCTGTGTAGTCGACCCAATGTGCGGGGTGGGAACCATCTTAGTAGAAGCAGCGCAGGAACACAAG GCTGCCTGTTTCCTGGGTATGGACAATGATGATAGACAGCTGCAGAGGGCCAATGAGAACATTGAGTTTGCAGAGCTGGGAAACAGGATACACCTGCTGAATGCTTCATCTATGG cgcTGCCTCTGGCCAGTGCCACTGTAGATGCCGTGGTCTGTGACCTGCCGTTTGGCAGGAAGTTTggcaccaaaacaaacatggctaCCAACCTGCCAGTCATTGTGACTGAGATGGAGAG GGTCCTCCGTGTTGGTGGTACCATGGTCCTCCTCCTGAGTCCTCAGTTATCCTTTCTCCTCAAAAAACTCCTGGCACAAAAAGACACTGAACCAAAGTCTAACCAGGAAACACAGCCTCAAACTGGATTACTAGACGGCCGATCTCCTTCTCTACCTTCCAGAAAGCTGCAGACTTTCCAAATTCACCAGGGGTTGAAACCCTCACCTACCAAGGAAACAGACACTCACTCAGGGGTACAACAACCCCTGCCTccacccctctcctctctgaagcACCAAGCAACTCTGAGAGTTAGCTTAGGTGCAATAGATGGACTTATCCATAAATATGTCAAGATAAGTGTTTGA